The genomic segment tacataataaatttatattacccataattaattttataaagggtattattaattttatcaaAACAGTTATTAATATAGTAatcaaaaaatgaaaaacgagaaaaaaaaaaaaaaaaaggagaaattaaaagaatatgaaatatttattatatttttatgtatataatatatatcaaatccTTCTATATAtgtcttattatatatatatataacacatatatatatatatatatatatatatatatatatatatgttttttttttttttttttttttttttttttttttttttttccagctagctattttttttaagaccCTACTTGGACAATCAAATACTTCtcaagttaaaaaaaaatatttatacattattatgaaactttattttttctatgttcatataatttctttttttatttttgaaataatataaacttaatattatatgtatatatttctttcataGAGTTCCAATGGAaagaataatgatgatgatgacggtttttttaaaaagaaaagaacaGGAGGTTTACCAAAAAGCAGAATTatggaattaaaaaatttgggTACCTGCTTGGGAAGTACCTGAGGTTAAATGTTTTTCCgacatttaaatattttattatatatatataatatatatatatattttaaatgaatatactCATAAATGATTTGCTAATTTGAAAATacagaaaaataaatgtataaattagTAATGAGAAATGAtgttatattcatttatatgcTTTTGAAttctactttttttttttttttttttttataaatatataattataaaaaaa from the Plasmodium falciparum 3D7 genome assembly, chromosome: 14 genome contains:
- a CDS encoding selenoprotein — translated: MDDRKENKKNADYEIFLRDRKLKYEKIRKRNALHNKFILPIINFIKGIINFIKTVINILAIFFKTLLGQSNTSQSSNGKNNDDDDGFFKKKRTGGLPKSRIMELKNLGTCLGSTUG